In a genomic window of Neisseria flavescens:
- the nirK gene encoding copper-containing nitrite reductase, protein MKRQTLAALIASVFALAACGEQAAKPAETPAATASAEAPAASDSQAAAETPSSELPVIDAIMTHAPEVPPPTDRDHPAKVRVKMETVEKTMTMEDGVEYHYWTFNGDVPGQMIRVREGDTVEVEFSNNPSSTVPHNVDFHAATGQGGGAEATFTAPGHTSTFSFKALQAGLYIYHCAVAPVGMHIANGMYGLILVEPKEGLPKVDKEFYIVQGDFYTKGKKGAQGLQPFDMDKAIAEQPEYVVFNGHVGSIAGDNALKAKAGETVRMYVGNGGPNLVSSFHVIGEIFDKVYVEGGKLINENVQSTIVPAGGAAIVEFKVDIPGSYTLVDHSIFRAFNKGALGQLKVEGDENPEIMTKKLSDTVYQPAGAAASAPAAASAAAPASAASADKGGY, encoded by the coding sequence ATGAAACGCCAAACCTTAGCCGCACTTATCGCTTCTGTATTTGCATTGGCCGCATGCGGCGAGCAAGCTGCTAAACCTGCTGAAACTCCAGCTGCTACCGCTTCTGCTGAAGCTCCTGCTGCTTCCGACTCACAAGCTGCTGCCGAGACTCCTTCTTCAGAACTGCCTGTAATCGATGCTATCATGACTCACGCTCCGGAAGTTCCACCTCCAACTGATCGCGACCATCCGGCTAAAGTACGCGTTAAAATGGAAACCGTTGAAAAAACCATGACTATGGAAGACGGTGTTGAGTACCACTACTGGACATTCAACGGCGACGTTCCAGGTCAAATGATCCGTGTACGTGAAGGCGATACTGTTGAAGTTGAATTCTCTAACAACCCTTCTTCTACCGTTCCTCATAACGTTGACTTCCACGCTGCAACCGGTCAAGGCGGTGGTGCAGAAGCTACCTTTACTGCTCCTGGCCACACTTCTACCTTCAGCTTCAAAGCACTGCAAGCTGGTTTGTACATCTACCACTGTGCCGTTGCTCCTGTAGGTATGCACATCGCCAACGGTATGTACGGTTTGATCTTGGTTGAACCTAAAGAAGGTCTGCCTAAAGTGGACAAAGAGTTCTACATCGTACAAGGTGACTTCTATACTAAAGGTAAAAAAGGTGCTCAAGGCCTGCAACCTTTCGATATGGATAAAGCGATTGCTGAACAACCTGAATACGTTGTATTCAACGGTCACGTAGGCTCTATCGCAGGCGACAACGCTCTGAAAGCTAAAGCTGGTGAAACTGTTCGTATGTACGTTGGTAACGGTGGTCCTAACTTGGTATCTTCTTTCCACGTTATCGGCGAAATCTTCGACAAAGTATATGTTGAAGGTGGTAAACTGATTAACGAAAACGTACAAAGTACAATTGTTCCTGCCGGTGGTGCCGCTATCGTTGAATTCAAAGTCGACATTCCAGGCAGCTACACTTTGGTTGACCACTCTATCTTCCGTGCGTTCAACAAAGGTGCTTTGGGTCAATTGAAAGTTGAAGGTGATGAAAACCCTGAAATCATGACCAAAAAACTGAGTGACACCGTTTACCAACCTGCCGGTGCTGCTGCTTCTGCTCCAGCAGCTGCTTCCGCAGCAGCGCCTGCTTCCGCAGCATCTGCAGATAAAGGCGGCTACTAA